The Sulfurihydrogenibium sp. genome contains a region encoding:
- a CDS encoding MBL fold metallo-hydrolase has translation MKKLPLTLTVLLILIILTISYSMELKKFYQNMYMVRGVDAMPSPENKGFMSNAYGILTKEGWIVIDSLSTPELSKEFLTLLQKEKKAPVKYLIITHYHPDHWYGASTFKEAGAVVIAHKNLNKFYNSPEAKMTLEASNQRFGGIYKNVRLIPADIEIESQKDLKVGQYEISIIPTNPAHTDNDIVIFVKNENILFAGDLVYLNRIPFAGDRGSSVKNWLKVLKDLEKLNPKIILGGHNEPMDKKAIEFTYNYLSYTRDTVKKLKDEGKGLDEIKAYINQSSPCKNYVMYDVFNDANVYKIFNDLDLEDFQ, from the coding sequence ATGAAAAAACTGCCTTTAACTTTAACAGTTTTATTAATTTTAATAATATTAACCATTTCATACTCAATGGAGCTAAAGAAGTTTTATCAAAATATGTACATGGTTCGCGGTGTGGATGCGATGCCATCTCCAGAAAACAAAGGTTTTATGTCTAATGCATATGGAATTTTAACCAAAGAAGGCTGGATAGTTATAGACTCTCTTTCAACTCCTGAGCTTTCAAAGGAATTTCTAACACTTTTACAAAAGGAGAAAAAAGCACCTGTTAAATATCTGATTATAACCCACTACCACCCAGACCATTGGTATGGAGCTTCTACTTTTAAAGAAGCCGGAGCAGTTGTAATAGCCCACAAAAATCTAAACAAATTTTATAACTCTCCGGAAGCAAAAATGACTCTTGAAGCCTCAAATCAAAGATTTGGCGGAATCTACAAAAACGTAAGACTAATACCAGCAGATATAGAGATAGAATCTCAGAAAGATTTAAAAGTTGGGCAGTATGAAATCAGCATAATTCCAACAAACCCTGCACATACAGACAATGATATTGTTATTTTTGTAAAAAATGAAAACATTTTATTTGCTGGAGATTTAGTATATCTAAACAGAATTCCATTTGCAGGAGATAGAGGCTCTTCTGTTAAAAATTGGCTTAAAGTTTTGAAAGATTTAGAAAAACTTAATCCAAAAATAATTCTTGGTGGACACAATGAACCCATGGACAAAAAAGCTATAGAGTTTACCTATAACTATCTATCTTACACAAGAGACACAGTGAAAAAACTAAAAGATGAAGGCAAAGGACTTGATGAAATAAAAGCATACATAAACCAAAGCTCACCATGCAAAAATTATGTTATGTATGATGTTTTTAATGATGCAAACGTTTATAAAATTTTCAACGACTTAGACTTAGAAGACTTTCAATAG
- a CDS encoding DsrE family protein: MKKLLSLMLVFLFLATSTFAQEKPNFDSKLPDKIKAVFDWTLEDPKDSEMAVNFISNFIKAFDEFNPMGEYSLAIVSHGPEALIFSKKNYEKYKNVVDRLNSMTKSYNLKIYVCRNTIRALGLKEEDLQPFITIVPAGVVELAKLQEEGYRLIPTVVHDLKKFKQ; encoded by the coding sequence ATGAAAAAATTATTATCACTAATGTTGGTATTTTTATTCTTAGCAACATCTACATTTGCACAAGAAAAGCCAAATTTTGACTCTAAACTTCCGGACAAAATAAAAGCAGTTTTTGATTGGACGTTAGAAGACCCAAAGGATTCAGAAATGGCAGTCAATTTTATCTCTAACTTCATCAAAGCATTCGATGAGTTTAACCCAATGGGAGAGTACTCATTAGCTATAGTATCTCATGGGCCAGAAGCGTTGATATTCTCGAAGAAAAATTATGAAAAGTACAAAAATGTTGTTGACAGGCTAAATTCAATGACAAAAAGCTACAATCTTAAAATTTATGTATGCAGAAACACAATCAGAGCACTTGGGTTAAAAGAGGAAGATTTACAGCCATTTATAACTATAGTCCCGGCAGGGGTTGTTGAACTTGCAAAACTTCAAGAAGAAGGCTATAGATTAATTCCAACAGTAGTTCATGACTTAAAAAAGTTTAAGCAATAA
- a CDS encoding porin: protein MRKVLLTGIGLVASALIATPSNAAPKFYFGEGKELEIFFANQLWGVYTTDRVENGTKYDNRMDFFLRRSRLGFQGTITENLSWRVWFAYDNVGLDPHTALAKNGSIGVVGGNTNNQQFYVWDAMFTYALHKNWANITVGYFRPQVGRESITAGFEVLSFEKALTNFYPRLHLVGTGPGRETGVNIGGLYNDEKTKLGLNYNFGVFNVDKFSGGTGGDNLLYTARVAVSYGDPEMKKYGMGYKVNYFGKRNGITFAINYAYQGRGQDSNQFPLADKSIWNNTYLDANNKPKVQFKNNQMLGFDILANYKDFTFNAEYDELKRSFDVLSLDYKDKVWHVRGGYNFTLPNKTILEPTITYAEWQGDKASLNGNGNFKTTDVGLNWYIKQNNMKLNLHYVKQSGSAKSAYNPGNGKAGDYIGVGLQLIF from the coding sequence ATGAGAAAAGTTTTACTTACAGGAATTGGGCTTGTAGCATCTGCACTCATTGCAACACCATCAAACGCAGCACCAAAGTTTTATTTTGGAGAAGGAAAAGAGCTTGAAATCTTCTTTGCAAACCAGCTTTGGGGCGTTTATACTACGGATAGAGTTGAGAACGGCACAAAATACGACAACAGAATGGATTTCTTCCTAAGAAGATCAAGACTTGGATTTCAAGGAACAATAACAGAAAATTTATCTTGGAGAGTATGGTTTGCTTATGACAACGTAGGATTAGATCCACACACTGCACTTGCAAAAAATGGTAGTATAGGCGTAGTTGGTGGAAACACTAATAACCAACAATTCTATGTTTGGGATGCTATGTTTACTTATGCACTTCATAAAAATTGGGCAAATATTACCGTAGGTTATTTTAGACCTCAAGTTGGCAGAGAAAGCATTACAGCAGGCTTTGAAGTATTATCCTTTGAAAAAGCTTTAACAAACTTTTATCCAAGACTACATTTAGTAGGAACCGGTCCTGGTCGTGAAACTGGCGTAAATATAGGTGGTTTGTATAATGATGAAAAAACTAAGCTTGGACTTAACTATAACTTTGGAGTGTTTAACGTAGATAAATTTAGCGGTGGAACAGGCGGGGATAACTTACTCTACACAGCAAGAGTAGCTGTATCTTATGGCGACCCAGAGATGAAAAAATACGGAATGGGCTATAAAGTCAATTACTTTGGAAAAAGAAACGGTATAACTTTTGCAATTAACTACGCATATCAAGGAAGAGGACAAGATAGCAACCAATTCCCACTTGCAGATAAAAGTATATGGAACAATACCTATTTAGATGCAAATAATAAGCCAAAAGTTCAGTTCAAAAACAACCAAATGTTAGGCTTTGATATCCTTGCAAACTATAAAGATTTTACATTTAACGCTGAATACGACGAATTAAAAAGGTCTTTTGATGTATTAAGCTTGGATTACAAAGACAAAGTATGGCACGTAAGAGGTGGTTATAACTTTACGCTTCCTAACAAAACAATCCTTGAACCAACCATTACTTATGCAGAATGGCAAGGAGATAAAGCAAGCTTAAACGGTAATGGTAATTTCAAAACAACCGACGTTGGTTTAAACTGGTATATAAAGCAAAACAACATGAAGCTTAATTTACACTATGTTAAACAGTCTGGCTCAGCAAAATCAGCTTATAATCCTGGAAATGGCAAAGCTGGTGATTACATAGGCGTTGGCTTACAGTTAATTTTCTAA
- a CDS encoding DsrE family protein: MIKKVLVLILLVFSFSIAEENPKAVINLTTGDLKKFKMYLLSGLVNSAEYYKNQLKDLKVVVIIHGDAYKFFIKDLQNSPYKDDKELLENQKEIESKLSYLTTNYGVKFQMCEQGMKGKKIDPKTLYNFVELIPNAFIGLVDWQNKGYAYIPIH; encoded by the coding sequence ATGATAAAAAAAGTTTTAGTCTTGATTTTATTAGTTTTCAGTTTTTCCATAGCCGAGGAAAACCCAAAAGCTGTTATCAACCTTACAACAGGAGATTTAAAAAAGTTTAAAATGTATCTTTTAAGCGGACTTGTAAATTCAGCCGAGTATTACAAAAACCAGTTAAAAGATTTAAAGGTAGTTGTAATCATCCATGGAGATGCATATAAATTCTTTATAAAAGACTTACAAAATTCACCATACAAAGATGACAAAGAACTTTTAGAAAATCAAAAAGAAATAGAATCAAAATTAAGTTATTTGACTACTAACTACGGCGTAAAGTTTCAAATGTGTGAACAAGGAATGAAAGGTAAAAAAATAGACCCAAAGACCCTGTATAATTTCGTAGAGCTAATCCCAAACGCATTTATAGGATTGGTTGATTGGCAGAACAAAGGATATGCTTATATTCCTATACACTAA